In Paenibacillus sp. FSL R7-0345, a single window of DNA contains:
- a CDS encoding AraC family transcriptional regulator translates to MAHIHFVECNTTHPGNFVIDVPAGHHWLLVITKTPAMFWVNGVLKEYPAHSAILYRPQQKVYYRASTGRFVNDWLRFEATEAYITESPLPFGVPFGLSNPEYCRKLLELLIIEQNFSLDCKESSVDLLLRALFNKLLESYFQDKITPQYYKLLKLRTAIQNNPGEYWTVSMMAEFLRISPGYLQSIYKKTFGISCIDDVINSRVRMAKEYLIHNAQSIGEVASRCGYQNVEHFCRQFKQITGQTPKNFQKHIGVSHIKAT, encoded by the coding sequence ATGGCCCATATTCACTTTGTTGAGTGTAACACCACGCACCCGGGCAATTTTGTTATAGATGTTCCGGCGGGCCATCATTGGCTACTGGTAATCACCAAGACCCCGGCAATGTTCTGGGTTAATGGCGTGCTTAAGGAGTACCCTGCCCACAGCGCAATCCTCTATCGTCCGCAGCAAAAGGTCTATTACCGGGCCAGTACCGGTCGATTCGTTAATGACTGGCTCCGCTTCGAGGCAACTGAAGCTTATATTACAGAATCCCCTCTTCCGTTCGGTGTTCCCTTTGGCCTCAGTAATCCGGAATATTGCCGGAAGCTGCTGGAGCTGCTTATCATTGAGCAGAATTTCAGTCTGGATTGCAAGGAATCCTCTGTCGATCTTCTGCTGAGGGCGTTATTTAACAAGCTTCTGGAGTCCTACTTCCAGGATAAGATTACGCCCCAATACTACAAGCTGCTGAAATTGCGTACCGCCATCCAAAATAATCCCGGAGAATACTGGACGGTCTCCATGATGGCTGAATTTCTCCGGATCAGTCCGGGTTATCTCCAAAGCATCTACAAAAAAACATTCGGCATCTCCTGCATTGATGATGTCATCAACAGCCGGGTCCGTATGGCAAAGGAATATTTAATTCATAATGCCCAGAGTATCGGCGAGGTTGCCTCCCGGTGCGGATATCAGAATGTAGAGCACTTTTGCAGGCAATTTAAGCAGATAACCGGGCAAACGCCCAAAAATTTTCAAAAGCATATAGGAGTCAGCCATATCAAGGCAACGTAA
- a CDS encoding glycosyl hydrolase family 8 translates to MKNLNEGSFYTGEYRSLFREIGVPEELIRKRLEDTWNELFYGAGDVRFYHTMGEDKGYIVDTGNTDVRTEGMSYGMMMAVQMNKKEEFDRLWKFAKVHMQHTEGRYKDYFAWHCKLDGTRLSPGPAPDGEEFFAMALFFASNRWGDGAEPFNYSEQARIILRACIHKGEDGEGDPMWDPATRLIKFVPETPFSDPSYHLPHFYELFALQADEQDRAFWKEAAAGSRAYLHKACHPETGLSPEYANFDGTPAEPQPHGDFRHFFSDAYRVAANIGLDYEWYRCDPWQVEQSNRIQAFFRDIEVADYRRYTIDGQPFEEKSLHPVGLLATLAMASLAADGPDAEYYVKLFWDTPLRTGDRRYYDNCLYFFTMLALSGHYRIYR, encoded by the coding sequence ATGAAAAATCTTAATGAAGGCTCCTTTTATACCGGGGAATATAGAAGCTTGTTTAGAGAGATAGGAGTACCGGAAGAGCTCATCCGCAAAAGGCTGGAGGATACCTGGAACGAGCTGTTTTACGGAGCCGGTGATGTCCGCTTCTACCATACTATGGGCGAAGACAAGGGCTACATCGTAGATACAGGCAATACGGATGTGCGTACAGAGGGCATGTCTTACGGAATGATGATGGCTGTCCAGATGAATAAAAAAGAGGAATTTGACCGGCTCTGGAAATTTGCCAAGGTGCATATGCAGCATACGGAAGGCCGTTACAAGGACTATTTCGCCTGGCACTGCAAACTGGACGGAACCCGGCTGTCACCGGGCCCGGCGCCGGACGGAGAAGAGTTCTTTGCAATGGCCCTGTTCTTTGCTTCCAACCGCTGGGGTGACGGTGCCGAGCCGTTCAACTATTCCGAGCAGGCCAGAATCATACTGCGGGCTTGTATTCATAAAGGAGAAGACGGTGAAGGCGATCCGATGTGGGATCCGGCAACCCGGCTGATTAAATTTGTTCCGGAAACCCCGTTTAGTGATCCTTCTTATCATTTGCCGCATTTCTATGAATTGTTTGCCCTGCAGGCGGATGAACAGGACAGGGCTTTCTGGAAAGAAGCTGCAGCCGGCAGCAGAGCTTATCTGCACAAGGCATGTCATCCTGAAACGGGGCTGTCACCCGAATACGCCAACTTCGACGGAACTCCGGCTGAGCCTCAGCCGCACGGGGACTTCCGCCATTTCTTCAGTGATGCTTACCGGGTGGCGGCGAATATCGGGCTTGACTATGAATGGTACCGCTGTGATCCTTGGCAGGTGGAGCAATCGAACCGGATTCAGGCCTTCTTCCGGGACATCGAGGTTGCCGATTACCGCCGCTACACCATAGACGGGCAGCCTTTTGAGGAGAAGTCCCTGCATCCGGTCGGCCTGCTGGCAACATTGGCCATGGCTTCACTCGCTGCCGACGGACCTGATGCGGAATACTATGTGAAACTATTCTGGGATACACCGCTGCGCACCGGAGACCGCCGGTATTATGACAATTGCCTGTACTTTTTCACCATGCTGGCTCTTAGCGGACACTATCGCATCTATAGGTAA
- a CDS encoding glycoside hydrolase family 43 protein: protein MENLLKQATGKLPPAGNPLVAHRYGADPYALVFGDRVYLYMTNDALEYDENGVIKENTYSSINKIAVISSADLVNWTDHGEIAVAGPNGAAKWATQSWAPAAAHKVIGGKDTFFLYFANNASGIGVLSSDSPVGPWVDPIGEALILRSTPGVEEVTWLFDPAVLVDDDGNGYIYFGGGVPEGEYAEPGTARMMRLGDDMISVAGTAEVIAAPFMFEDAGIHKRDGLYYFTYCSNFYDGERPEGSPPAGEIAYMTGSTPMGPWTYQGTMLRNPGHFFGVSGNNHHAIFQFHGEWYIAYHAQTLSKAQGIANGYRSTHLNRLFHEKDGSIPHVEADYSGVQPISRFNPYQNVQAVTIGWSAGIKTERKPGSQEQIVTDIHNGDWIGLSGVDFGDVPAAAFLATVISLGGGSIKLHLDHPAGPLIGVLTVPACGEPELQSQWRTEVSGADGVHDLYLVFTGPEEAKLFELVSWQFSNRIHAS, encoded by the coding sequence ATGGAAAATCTATTGAAGCAAGCCACCGGAAAACTACCTCCTGCCGGTAATCCGCTGGTTGCGCACCGTTATGGTGCTGACCCTTATGCCCTTGTATTCGGTGACCGTGTCTATCTGTATATGACCAATGACGCTTTGGAATATGATGAGAATGGCGTGATAAAAGAAAATACTTACAGCAGCATCAATAAAATTGCGGTGATTTCTTCAGCTGACCTGGTCAACTGGACCGATCACGGCGAAATTGCGGTTGCCGGGCCGAATGGTGCAGCTAAGTGGGCAACCCAGTCCTGGGCACCGGCGGCAGCGCATAAGGTGATCGGCGGCAAGGATACCTTTTTCCTTTATTTCGCCAATAATGCCAGCGGTATCGGCGTTCTCTCAAGTGACAGTCCCGTCGGTCCCTGGGTTGACCCTATCGGTGAAGCGCTCATTTTGCGTTCTACTCCCGGGGTTGAAGAGGTAACCTGGCTGTTCGATCCGGCTGTTCTGGTCGATGATGACGGTAACGGTTACATTTATTTCGGAGGCGGGGTGCCGGAGGGAGAATACGCAGAGCCCGGAACTGCCCGGATGATGAGGCTTGGTGATGACATGATCAGCGTTGCCGGTACGGCAGAGGTTATAGCCGCGCCGTTCATGTTCGAAGATGCCGGTATCCATAAACGGGATGGCCTCTATTATTTCACCTACTGCTCCAACTTTTATGACGGGGAACGCCCGGAAGGCAGCCCTCCTGCGGGAGAGATTGCATATATGACGGGCAGCACACCGATGGGGCCCTGGACCTATCAGGGGACGATGTTGCGAAATCCGGGGCATTTCTTCGGAGTATCCGGGAATAACCACCATGCGATTTTCCAGTTTCACGGAGAGTGGTATATCGCCTATCATGCACAGACCTTGTCCAAAGCACAGGGAATAGCCAATGGCTACCGTTCAACGCACCTCAACCGCCTGTTCCATGAGAAGGATGGCTCCATTCCTCATGTTGAAGCGGATTATTCCGGTGTGCAGCCGATCAGCCGCTTCAATCCGTATCAAAATGTCCAGGCTGTAACGATTGGGTGGAGCGCAGGGATAAAGACAGAACGAAAGCCGGGCTCGCAGGAGCAGATAGTCACAGATATTCATAACGGCGACTGGATCGGATTGTCCGGTGTTGACTTTGGGGATGTCCCTGCAGCAGCATTCCTTGCAACTGTCATAAGTCTCGGGGGCGGATCAATTAAACTGCATCTGGATCATCCGGCCGGCCCGCTTATAGGGGTACTGACGGTTCCGGCCTGTGGTGAACCTGAGCTGCAAAGTCAGTGGAGGACAGAGGTCAGCGGAGCAGACGGGGTCCATGATCTCTATCTGGTGTTCACAGGCCCTGAGGAGGCTAAATTGTTCGAGCTTGTATCCTGGCAATTTTCTAACCGGATCCATGCATCCTAA
- a CDS encoding glycoside hydrolase 43 family protein, whose protein sequence is MNTAIITNPVMWADVPDVDVIRVGPVFYMVSTSMHSMPGCPIMKSVNLRDWEIVNYVYETFEDNEAHRLQDGKGIYGRGSWAASLKYKDGIFYVCFSSNDMNQFYIYRTKDIEHGIWERSVLPGLYHDPALLLDDDGRNFVLYGNGDIRIKELTEDLGAVKPGGADQLLLEGERTGMGLRIEGCHAYKLNGYYYLFFIEWPLTGNKRRRQVSYRSRELFGPYEFKIILDDDLGYHNKGVAQGGIVDTPDNGWYAVLFQDHDAVGRIPCVLPVIWDRDWPVIADSGSKAPRQFETGLPAAESKPLVISDEFDYATDKLALNWQWNHNPDNSLWSVTERPSFLRLRTGQPADSILTARNTLTQRTEGPACSAETVMELSGMQPGDRAGMAALQNEFGVVRITAAEQGQYTIDMCVNGGDGLEKQLESVEFTAKHVYLKIEFNFEDSLDEAVFFYSKDGIAWTQIGHTLHMKYTLDHFMGYRIGLFNYTTRQSGGYADFGYFHYRRGIVY, encoded by the coding sequence GTGAATACCGCTATCATAACGAATCCTGTAATGTGGGCAGACGTGCCGGATGTGGATGTTATACGCGTTGGACCTGTGTTTTATATGGTAAGCACCAGCATGCATTCCATGCCGGGCTGCCCGATTATGAAGTCGGTCAATCTCAGAGATTGGGAAATTGTAAATTATGTGTATGAAACCTTCGAAGACAACGAGGCACACCGGCTGCAGGACGGGAAAGGGATTTATGGCCGGGGCTCCTGGGCAGCCTCTCTCAAGTATAAAGACGGGATATTCTATGTTTGCTTCTCATCCAACGATATGAACCAGTTCTATATTTACAGAACGAAAGACATTGAGCATGGAATCTGGGAGCGTTCGGTCTTACCCGGGCTTTACCATGATCCGGCCCTGCTGCTGGATGACGACGGCCGCAATTTTGTCCTTTACGGCAATGGCGATATCCGGATCAAAGAGCTGACGGAGGACCTTGGCGCTGTGAAGCCGGGCGGGGCCGATCAGCTGCTGCTTGAGGGCGAACGGACAGGCATGGGGCTGAGGATTGAAGGCTGTCATGCCTACAAGCTGAACGGTTACTACTATTTATTCTTTATTGAATGGCCGCTAACCGGAAATAAACGCAGACGGCAGGTAAGCTACCGTTCCCGCGAGCTTTTTGGTCCCTACGAGTTCAAGATCATTCTGGATGATGATCTGGGCTACCATAATAAAGGGGTTGCACAGGGCGGTATTGTCGATACTCCGGATAACGGCTGGTATGCCGTATTGTTCCAGGATCATGATGCTGTCGGGCGAATCCCCTGTGTGCTGCCTGTGATCTGGGATAGGGACTGGCCGGTTATCGCAGATAGCGGTAGTAAGGCCCCCCGCCAATTTGAGACCGGGCTGCCAGCTGCGGAATCCAAGCCGCTGGTCATCAGCGATGAATTCGATTATGCAACGGATAAGCTGGCCTTGAACTGGCAGTGGAATCACAATCCTGACAACAGCCTATGGTCTGTTACAGAGCGGCCAAGCTTTCTGCGCCTTCGTACCGGTCAACCGGCAGACAGTATTTTAACGGCGCGCAATACATTAACACAACGGACGGAAGGTCCGGCTTGCAGTGCGGAAACGGTTATGGAGCTTTCGGGCATGCAGCCGGGTGACCGGGCAGGGATGGCAGCGCTGCAGAATGAATTCGGCGTTGTACGGATCACAGCTGCGGAGCAGGGACAGTACACTATCGACATGTGCGTCAACGGCGGCGACGGCCTCGAAAAACAGCTGGAAAGCGTTGAATTCACGGCTAAGCACGTTTATCTCAAAATTGAATTCAATTTCGAGGACAGCCTTGACGAGGCAGTCTTCTTCTATTCAAAAGACGGGATAGCATGGACCCAAATCGGCCATACCTTGCATATGAAGTACACACTGGATCATTTTATGGGGTACAGAATCGGGCTTTTTAATTATACGACCCGGCAGTCAGGAGGTTATGCGGATTTCGGTTATTTTCACTATAGAAGGGGCATTGTTTACTAA
- a CDS encoding AraC family transcriptional regulator yields the protein MKRQTNELPDHLHDRYELVYIHQGKGVFFIDNAWYEKKQGDLFIIPGNTIHHSLPHNEDPIVSSALYFAPTLLAMDPIDDSYRSLLCFDLARQKGIYRIELTEPLRVVAETALEQIHTELKEHRLGYHEAVKLLSCQLLLQINRHVQSVRRREDPLEPGVGPLWMRQVLRDIDEHPEHENSLARLADKANVSAPHFSRVFRQLTTMNLTQYVNAKRIIRAKELLIRTDQKITDIAEQCGYETVTHFHRVFKALTGVTPHKYRQNQSRI from the coding sequence GTGAAAAGACAAACGAACGAGCTCCCGGACCATCTGCATGACCGGTATGAGCTCGTTTATATTCATCAGGGTAAGGGTGTGTTTTTTATTGATAATGCCTGGTACGAGAAAAAGCAGGGTGATCTGTTCATCATTCCGGGGAACACCATTCACCACTCCCTGCCTCATAACGAAGATCCCATCGTATCCTCTGCTCTCTATTTCGCACCAACACTGCTTGCGATGGACCCGATCGATGATTCATACAGGAGCTTATTGTGCTTTGATCTGGCCAGGCAAAAAGGGATATACCGGATTGAGCTGACAGAGCCTCTGAGAGTTGTTGCGGAAACGGCGCTAGAACAAATTCATACGGAGCTTAAAGAACATAGGTTAGGTTATCATGAAGCAGTCAAGCTGCTTTCCTGCCAGCTCCTGCTGCAAATCAACCGGCATGTCCAGTCTGTCCGCAGGCGCGAAGACCCGCTTGAGCCCGGTGTAGGTCCATTGTGGATGAGGCAGGTACTGCGTGACATTGACGAGCATCCTGAACATGAGAACTCGCTTGCCCGGCTCGCAGACAAAGCCAATGTATCTGCCCCACATTTCTCACGCGTCTTCCGGCAGCTCACAACGATGAATCTAACCCAATATGTAAATGCCAAAAGGATTATCCGCGCCAAGGAGCTGCTGATACGTACGGATCAGAAGATTACAGATATTGCAGAGCAATGCGGCTACGAGACAGTCACACATTTTCACCGCGTATTCAAAGCCTTAACAGGAGTAACCCCCCATAAATACAGACAAAACCAGTCCCGAATATAA
- a CDS encoding amidohydrolase family protein produces the protein MRIDAHQHYWKIKRGDYGWITPELPVLYRDFMPADLEPLLQAHQLDGSIIVQAAPTAEETDFILSIADNAPSVLGVVGWLDLFDPDHYQVYTRFRQNPKFKGFRIMIQDMPDAYRILEPGFVEALRQYAEEDVPVDLLLAANQIDAVLKLLERVPDLRGVIDHIAKPPVRNKEIEIWTQYMRALAKHPQIYCKLSGMVTEGEHDRWSKEDFVPYIRTVIDLFGPDRVMFGSDWPVCLLAADYAEVVDLLAGSLPEAWGDAERERLFGGNAKDFYKL, from the coding sequence ATGCGCATTGACGCTCATCAACACTACTGGAAAATCAAACGGGGGGACTACGGCTGGATCACGCCGGAGCTGCCGGTCCTGTACCGTGATTTCATGCCGGCTGATCTGGAACCGCTGCTTCAAGCACACCAGCTGGATGGAAGTATTATTGTCCAGGCAGCACCGACGGCCGAAGAAACAGATTTCATCCTATCCATTGCCGATAATGCTCCATCTGTACTTGGGGTTGTGGGCTGGCTGGATCTTTTTGACCCTGATCACTATCAGGTCTATACAAGGTTCCGGCAGAACCCGAAATTCAAGGGCTTCCGGATTATGATTCAGGACATGCCGGATGCTTACCGCATCCTGGAGCCTGGGTTTGTTGAAGCACTCCGCCAGTATGCAGAAGAGGATGTACCCGTAGATTTACTGCTGGCTGCAAATCAGATAGATGCTGTATTAAAGCTGCTTGAACGGGTTCCGGATCTGCGGGGCGTTATCGATCATATCGCTAAACCGCCGGTCAGGAACAAAGAAATAGAGATCTGGACGCAATATATGAGAGCGCTTGCCAAACACCCTCAAATCTATTGCAAGCTATCCGGAATGGTTACAGAAGGGGAGCATGACCGGTGGAGCAAAGAAGATTTTGTTCCGTATATCCGTACGGTTATCGACCTTTTCGGCCCGGACCGGGTAATGTTTGGCAGTGACTGGCCTGTATGTCTTTTAGCGGCGGATTATGCAGAGGTTGTAGATCTGCTGGCCGGCTCTTTACCTGAGGCCTGGGGGGATGCTGAGCGTGAAAGATTATTCGGTGGCAATGCGAAGGATTTTTATAAACTATGA
- a CDS encoding aldo/keto reductase gives MKYRKLGNTGLDVSVLSFGASSLGSVFRESEDSQSIRTVHAAIDAGINYIDVSPYYGLTKAETVLGKAIQELPRDKFLLSSKAGRYGEAVFDFSAKRIFSSVEESLKRLNTDYLDILFMHDIEFVPASIILEEAVPAMDKLKEQGKIRFSGISGLPLQLFDTLLPQINVDAILSYCHYSLNDTSLIELLPLLKSKGTGLVNASPLSMGLLSTRETAAWHPAGSRLKEVCKQAAGHCTARGVDIAKLAVQYSTSHEQIPTTLVSTATPANIINNAAWTEEAMDTVLLKEVLDILKPVHNETWISGRPEYNERLEPAKGGGTV, from the coding sequence ATGAAATATCGTAAACTGGGAAATACCGGACTAGATGTATCTGTGCTAAGCTTTGGCGCCTCATCGCTGGGCTCTGTGTTTCGTGAGTCGGAGGACAGCCAGAGCATCAGGACGGTGCATGCCGCCATTGATGCAGGCATTAATTATATAGATGTTTCACCTTATTACGGTCTGACCAAAGCGGAGACGGTACTTGGCAAGGCTATTCAGGAGCTGCCGCGTGACAAATTCCTGCTATCCTCCAAAGCGGGGCGTTACGGGGAAGCGGTGTTTGATTTTTCCGCAAAACGCATATTCAGCAGTGTGGAGGAAAGCCTCAAGCGGCTGAATACAGACTATCTGGATATTTTGTTCATGCATGATATTGAATTCGTGCCGGCCTCAATTATTCTGGAAGAAGCCGTGCCCGCGATGGATAAGCTGAAGGAGCAGGGCAAAATCCGGTTCAGCGGGATCAGCGGACTGCCCTTACAGTTGTTTGACACACTGCTCCCGCAAATCAATGTGGATGCCATTTTATCCTACTGTCATTATTCGCTTAACGATACTTCTCTTATTGAGCTGCTCCCGCTGCTTAAGTCCAAAGGGACCGGGCTGGTCAATGCTTCGCCTCTGTCGATGGGACTGCTGAGCACGCGTGAGACTGCAGCCTGGCACCCTGCCGGAAGCAGATTAAAAGAAGTCTGTAAACAAGCCGCCGGGCACTGTACTGCCAGAGGTGTGGATATTGCCAAGCTCGCTGTACAGTACTCTACCAGCCATGAACAAATTCCGACTACACTGGTCAGCACAGCCACTCCGGCAAATATAATCAACAATGCCGCCTGGACGGAGGAGGCAATGGACACCGTGCTGCTGAAGGAAGTGCTGGATATCCTAAAGCCTGTTCACAATGAAACATGGATTAGCGGCCGGCCCGAATACAATGAACGTCTGGAACCAGCTAAAGGGGGCGGCACCGTATAA
- a CDS encoding zinc-binding alcohol dehydrogenase family protein, producing MKGIVCEEVGKWVWHEDLAGPAIEEGKAIVRIRRIGICGTDLHAYLGNQPYFSYPRVLGHELAGIIEAVGENEAGLKAGDQVSIVPYMHCGECSACLSGKTNCCKNMKVFGVHIDGGMRELVAVPSGHLIKTEGLTLDQAAMLEPLAIGAHALRRSGLAAGDTVLVIGAGPIGLGIMALARYAGARVIAMDVNEERLDFCRNWAQIEHTVNALQPPQEQLTAITGEPKAAFVIDATGNAKSMTNAFNLVAHGGSLVYVGLVKGDITFNDPNFHSHELSLMGSRNATMEDFGFVLKAISAGYVDVDRYITHRSSFEDMIHHFESWLKPESKVIKAVVEIGE from the coding sequence ATGAAAGGGATTGTCTGCGAGGAAGTCGGTAAATGGGTATGGCATGAGGATTTGGCCGGACCTGCTATAGAGGAGGGAAAAGCCATTGTCCGCATTCGCCGGATCGGAATCTGTGGAACTGACCTGCATGCCTATCTGGGCAATCAGCCGTATTTCAGCTATCCGCGGGTGCTTGGACATGAGCTTGCCGGTATTATCGAAGCTGTAGGTGAGAATGAGGCAGGGCTGAAGGCAGGGGATCAGGTCAGCATTGTGCCCTATATGCACTGCGGCGAGTGTTCTGCATGTCTCAGCGGAAAAACAAACTGCTGCAAAAATATGAAGGTATTCGGTGTCCATATCGATGGAGGCATGCGTGAGCTGGTTGCGGTCCCTTCCGGACATTTAATTAAAACAGAGGGGCTTACGCTGGACCAGGCTGCAATGCTGGAGCCGCTGGCGATCGGGGCACATGCCCTCCGGCGCTCCGGCTTGGCTGCGGGTGATACTGTACTCGTAATCGGAGCAGGCCCGATCGGTCTTGGTATTATGGCACTTGCCAGGTATGCAGGAGCCAGGGTCATCGCTATGGATGTCAATGAGGAGCGACTGGACTTTTGCCGTAATTGGGCCCAAATAGAACACACCGTGAATGCACTGCAGCCGCCGCAGGAGCAGCTGACAGCCATTACAGGTGAGCCAAAAGCCGCATTTGTCATTGATGCAACCGGTAATGCCAAATCCATGACGAATGCATTCAATCTGGTCGCGCATGGCGGATCACTGGTCTATGTCGGCTTGGTCAAAGGCGATATTACCTTTAATGACCCCAACTTCCACAGCCATGAGCTGAGCCTGATGGGCAGCCGTAACGCAACCATGGAGGACTTCGGTTTTGTGCTGAAGGCAATCTCGGCTGGCTACGTTGATGTCGACCGTTATATAACACACCGTTCAAGCTTTGAGGATATGATTCATCATTTTGAGAGCTGGCTCAAGCCGGAATCCAAAGTGATTAAAGCGGTGGTTGAGATAGGTGAATGA
- a CDS encoding PucR family transcriptional regulator ligand-binding domain-containing protein, translating to MLLNDLLSTGIYENAKVIAGIDGLMREVQTVNIMDSPDIIRFLRPNELLLTNGYFMKQQPELLIQLIRDMQRLNCCGMAIKTRRFELILPDEIVRLAESSRFPLIEISDVPLSLGEILQQSTSLILNNKNDELQYALSIHKKFSEMIMKGKGITDIINSLSKLLFSPVILVNSKLQAIAVPDNLKDNTGLIAAAERALQELSESASPTSICLADPRLRKYSHLLIYPVRTYRHEGYLLSFHSSERTTALYELTLEQATNVIGMEITKSQAVKERSRRYKTEFFSDLIEGYINAEQEALNRGKKYGLYPDSTRSVVALRNDEALTAAVDGERSNFRSPAVLREDNFSEQEEQYDRIKRFFNLFGHPFVMFTRQDTFCILLHIPETGWDEAGLIRQLNEMTESLYNQYGLSLSAGIGKPTTNMLGIKHSYTEAVNALNFGYRMKRRRFVQSYRAKDISYLFHMLPHAELRQFYEETLSGLIDVAEQERTELLRTLSAFYDTQCQLVETSKQLFIHRNTVVYRLEKCEKLLGVKLKDPVESLRIRIAIAIEPLLKGSI from the coding sequence GTGCTGCTAAACGACTTGCTTAGTACCGGTATTTACGAGAATGCCAAAGTTATTGCCGGGATTGACGGTCTGATGCGGGAAGTTCAAACCGTCAATATTATGGATTCTCCGGATATCATCCGGTTTCTTCGGCCGAACGAGCTTCTTCTGACCAACGGCTATTTCATGAAGCAGCAGCCGGAGCTGTTGATTCAATTAATCAGAGATATGCAGCGTCTGAATTGCTGCGGAATGGCGATTAAGACCCGCCGCTTTGAACTGATTCTCCCTGACGAAATTGTGCGGCTGGCAGAAAGCAGCAGATTCCCTTTAATCGAAATTTCCGATGTCCCGCTGTCACTTGGCGAAATCCTGCAGCAATCGACCAGCTTAATTCTGAATAATAAGAATGATGAGCTGCAATATGCGCTTAGCATACACAAGAAATTTTCCGAGATGATTATGAAGGGTAAAGGGATCACTGATATTATTAATTCTTTGTCCAAGCTGCTCTTCTCCCCTGTCATTCTGGTGAACAGTAAACTGCAAGCCATAGCGGTTCCGGATAATCTAAAGGACAACACCGGGCTGATCGCCGCCGCCGAACGGGCATTGCAGGAGCTGAGCGAATCCGCTTCTCCTACTTCCATCTGCCTGGCGGATCCCCGGCTTCGTAAATACAGCCACCTGCTAATATATCCGGTACGGACCTACCGGCATGAAGGCTACCTGCTGTCATTCCACTCCTCTGAAAGGACAACGGCGCTCTATGAGCTGACACTTGAGCAGGCAACCAACGTCATTGGTATGGAAATCACCAAGTCCCAGGCGGTTAAAGAGCGTTCCAGAAGATATAAAACCGAATTTTTCTCCGATTTGATCGAGGGCTATATTAATGCTGAACAGGAGGCACTGAACCGCGGCAAAAAATATGGCCTGTACCCGGATAGCACAAGGTCCGTAGTGGCGCTGCGAAATGATGAGGCGCTTACGGCAGCCGTGGATGGGGAGCGTTCCAACTTCAGGAGCCCGGCCGTTTTGCGCGAGGACAATTTCTCGGAGCAAGAGGAGCAATATGACCGGATTAAGCGGTTCTTCAACCTTTTTGGACATCCTTTTGTCATGTTTACCAGACAGGATACCTTTTGCATTCTGCTCCATATTCCGGAGACGGGCTGGGACGAGGCGGGCCTTATCCGGCAATTGAATGAAATGACCGAATCCCTGTACAATCAATATGGTTTAAGCTTGTCCGCAGGCATCGGCAAACCAACCACCAATATGCTGGGAATCAAGCATTCCTATACCGAGGCTGTGAATGCGCTGAATTTCGGATATCGGATGAAGCGGAGGAGATTTGTGCAGTCATACCGGGCCAAAGATATCAGTTACTTGTTCCATATGCTTCCCCATGCTGAGCTGAGGCAATTTTACGAGGAGACCCTGAGCGGACTTATAGATGTGGCAGAGCAAGAGCGGACGGAGCTGCTCCGCACGTTAAGTGCTTTTTACGACACCCAATGCCAGCTCGTCGAAACGTCAAAGCAATTGTTCATCCATCGCAATACGGTGGTATACAGACTGGAAAAATGCGAAAAATTGCTCGGCGTGAAGCTGAAGGACCCGGTTGAAAGCCTCCGAATCCGGATTGCCATAGCGATTGAACCCCTGCTGAAGGGCTCGATTTAA